From one Bacillota bacterium genomic stretch:
- a CDS encoding helix-turn-helix transcriptional regulator, whose protein sequence is MTRVRLERKRRRMTAWALALQARVHPSDLSKIEAGRLRPTAEQAHRIAEALGLPVETVFDHRGWPLEAELEVV, encoded by the coding sequence ATGACCCGCGTTAGGCTGGAACGGAAGCGCCGCCGCATGACGGCCTGGGCATTGGCGTTGCAGGCCCGCGTCCACCCGTCGGACTTGTCCAAGATCGAGGCCGGACGGCTGCGCCCCACAGCCGAGCAGGCCCACCGCATTGCGGAGGCGCTGGGGCTGCCGGTGGAAACCGTGTTTGACCACCGTGGTTGGCCCTTAGAAGCGGAATTGGAGGTGGTCTGA